DNA sequence from the Candidatus Methanomethylicota archaeon genome:
CCCATATGTAGAGTTCAAGATTAGCTCAAGAACCCCTCCCCTAAATCTTAGACTCTCATTGTTGAGATTCCAAGTTAAATAGAACAGTACATTATTGTAATCATAATCATTATTTACGGTGTAATACACTTTTAACCCATCTACATAGAATCTACTCCTACCAACAATACGTCCAGAATCATCTGAAAGGAGGACTTCATAGGAGCCTAAGGGGCAATTTATACCATTTAAATAAACTATAAGTTTACATAATCCATTTTCATCAGTTGATATCGGTATTAATGAGATGTTAAATTCACTGAAAACAACTTTCGGGAGTATTAGTGTAAGATTCTTCAGAGGCTGATAATTGATCATGATCCCCATAGCTTCATATGGTAGGAACCTATACTCCGAATGCCAAGAACCACGCTTCCAGTTGACATAGTACAATTCGATGGATGCAGGCTGCTTAATTTCAATGGAGAACGTACATGAATTATCATATGAGTTTGAGAATGCATGTAATGTAAAGTTGAATATCCCAGTTAAATTTAATGATGGAGTTACACGTAGCTCAACAATTTCAACGGGATCAGAAACAGATATGTAAACTGGGTTCATGGAAAAATTGTATTTGAAGAAGTTTGAGTAACTCGCATCACATGAAACTTCGAGATAAACATAATCGCTGAAACCGTTTATGGAAGTTAAGTTAACATGGAATAGTGCATCCTCACCCTTGAGGATGGATATAAATGTTGGGTATATGGAAACATTAAAGTATTGTCCCTGCTTAACTTCCAATTTAAATGTGTTACTATCAACTATCAATCCATTATCATCAATGCCTCTCACAATCAGGTTGTAAACCCCTTCAATAGCAGAAGGGGGAGCGTAAACGTCGAGAACAACACTTCTCTCATATGAATTGATGGTTAATGGGTTTGTGGAGAATTGATATGAACAGTTCGGGGGGATACCCTCAACACTTAATTTGACCACACCACTATAACCATTGATTGGAGTTAAAGTTACATTGTATAATACATGAGACCCCTTTAAGACGCTATTGAAAGTTGGGTTCACCGTAATTGAATATGAAGGGGCTACGTAACTTTCAACATTCAACACTATCCTCCTACTCTGACCATCAGAACCTATTGCTGTGAGTTCAATGTAGCAATCACCAACATCATAGGGTGTGAAGTCCACGTGGAATTGGAATGGAGGGATCCCAGTGGTATTCCCCACCACATTATAACTAAGCCAATTTGGAACAGGCCCTATTGTAACTTGCACGGGAAGTCCATAGCCATATAGATCGCCAACATATATGTCAACCCCCCTTACGGAGCCTAATGGTATTCTAATGTAACTGTATGAGGAGCTTATGGAGAATGATGGTATTGTTAAATTGAAATCTTTTGAAGAAGGTAGGTAGCTACTATCCCCATCAAAAACAACACTTAGAGTTCTCACACCATACTGTATATCATTGGGGATAATGTATAGGAATGTAAATGACCCATCAGAGCTAGTATAGTTCGATGATATAAACGTGAAATCCATATACAAATTGATTTTTGCATTTGGAATACCACTACCACGACTATTTAGTAAGCGTCCACTCAAGTATATTGGGTCTCCCACATACCCCTTAGATGAACTTATAGAGCCAACAATATATGAACTCTCAAAATAGCCTATGGACAACGTTATCCTTAAACCATAACTTCCACTATAGAAGTCTGCAAGGGAATATGCATAATCCTCTAAGGCTCCAGTGGCTATGCTTCTAACAACCATTGTAACTGAAAAGTCAAGTCTATCACCCTTAGAGACACTTAAATCCAAATCTTGATAGACTGAAATGTATTGATCATTAAAAACATATTGATCTTCACCCGAATAATATAGGGTAAGGGATTTTGAAGCCAATGTAACCCTATAATTCATGAAATCCACATAGACTCCAATGCTGGCTTCAGCTGAATATGTGTTGGGGAGACATACGGATTTAACATACAGTTTACCCATAAGCGTATATTTAATCGATAACTTCTTGATAACCCCACTAAACGGTGAAATGAGGTAACCTTTAAAAATTAGAGTTAAATCAGCTTCATTCAATAAAGAACCCACATCCTTCGTGGCGGAACACACCGCTTTAAGTAAACCTCGATTCTTATCATAACTATAAGTGAAGCTCCCAGTACCACAAGTATAGTAGAAGGGTTGAAATTCACTAAATGGTGGAGCAAGAGGATAATACAAGATGCAATTGGAAATGGGAAGTGAAAGCAATAATGTTAGTATGATCATTAACGGTAGAAACAGAAACCCCTTCCTCACCATAACCTTACACCACCATAAATTCCAAGGATGCAAATGTAGCAAGATATCAATGCATGCTTAAACCCCCCAAAAATGGTTCCACTGGAAATCTTCCCAACGAGTATGCCAATGAAGAATGAAGTTAAAATTATCATGGAACTTATTGTGGAATTCAACTCCATGACCACACTTTTATCAATGCTAAGGAGGATACTTTGACCTGGAATGAGATATCCAGCTCCAAAGAAGCCAAGGAACTTAATTAACTGGGAGGAAACGAATATTAGCATGAGCGAAGAAAAGTATCCCACCAAAACATAGAGTTTCAATTCATTTCCAATTCTACGCTTAAATTCATAGTAATCCCAGCAGAACTTCGAGAGATGTGAAAAAATTTCAGGCCTACCACCCCCAGTGGATATAGCCTCCCCAAAAAGCCAAAACACCCTCTTAGCAAACCATGAATTAACCCTAGAAATCAGATCATTGAATATATCAACTATAGACTTCATCGATGATGTCAAAGAGGAATGTATGTTATGAATAATATCATCAAGAAGTTTACCATAAGACCTACTTAAAGTAAGTGTCAAAGCATTCTCAACACTTAAACCAATCTTAACATAATCTGATATATCCCTAATGAACTTAGGAAGACTTGAATCGATGGATCTGCATTTAATAGCATTATATTCATGAAATATGCTTAAAGGAACCAATAAAACTGTTGAGGAAAGTGTGAAAAGAAGGGGGAAATCCACCCTTAAATTTAGAAGGATAAACAATGTCAAGACAAAGGGAGGGATCGAATAAAGCAATATGCGCTTATAATTACCAAACCTAAATGGGTATTTCAATTGGCTAGAATCAATTATTATGAAAATCAAAAACGCCATTAATGGAGTAAAGATGAAAGTATAAAGTTTTAGGAATAACAATGCATTAAATGGATTCATAATCATAAATATACCAATTAATCCGAGCGGTAGGAAGAGGAATAATGTTACTATGAGATCGCCAAATATGCTCACATCACTGGAGAAATGCTTAAGCTTACTTGAAAGCCGCTCACCCAATTTAAGTGTATAATCCATTAAAGAAGATGATGGATAACCACCACTCTCAACAGACCTAATATATGAATCGAGATAATCCCTAAAATCTTTACATGGATGATTATAAGCCAAGAACTTCATTGATTGCATGGGATCTTTACTGAAAAACTTATAATCAGTTAGGAAGATTTCACTCTCAAATTTAAACCATGGAAAAACATTTTGTGAAGATAAACTTTCAAACCCTCTAAATATTGGGACGTGAGATAAACTCAGCATACTAAAATAAGTGGATATGAAGGGAAGCTCGGATTCAACACCACTGGCACGTAAAGACATCCTAACTCTCGGATAGAGATAGAAGACTAAAAATGCAGAAGACATGCAGAGAGGTGGCAGTATTAAAAATAGAAATGACGAAAATAACGTTAGAAGAAGAATTGATGCAATTGTGGATGCTGGTAAAATTATTAGTAGGAGGTAAAATAGGAAGATTGAACAATACCCTTGAGGACTTATCTTCAAACCGGAACGAACTATAATTTCATTTAAATTAAGCTTACGAGAAATTACGTTTGCAAGGTTGCCGAAAATCCTATATGATAGGGAGATGGGAGTTAATTGAATCATTCTACCTCTCCAAAGCAACCTTAATCACCTCAGACTCCCTCGAATAATAGAAGAGTCTAAGACGATCTATGAAATCATCATATTCACGTATACCATGAACATGCAAATCCTCAAGAAACCTCAACCTAACATTCAATTCACGTGAAATATCATTCATTGAAACCCCCCTCTCCTCAGCAATCTGCCTTATAAGGAAGCTTGAGGATAAAAGTGAATCAATAGTTGATGGTACGAAGACATCACGGGCTGGAATCCATTTGAAAACTTCAACATAATCTTCAGGGGACTTTATCTCATAAATGCCCACAACCCTCCTTTTAACACTCTTAAAACCCTCAATCTTCTTCAACACGATGGCACAGTTCATTAATGGAATATATATTGGGGAAACATTCATAGGTGGGGAGGATAGGCGTTTGATTGCAGAAGCTATTGAATCAGCATGCATTGTACACATACATCCATGCCCTGTAGCTGCAGCTTGAAACAATACATAAGCCTCTTCACCACGAATCTCCCCAACCACAATGTAGTCAGGTCTTTTACGCATAGCCACCTTAACAAGATCAAAAAGTGAAACCTCAAATTGCTTATCATCCATAAAGTATGCATGCCTAGCTATAAGTGGCTCCCAACCCTTAACTGGAATTTTAATTTCAGGAACATCCTCAATGGAGTCAACAGACCAGTTTGGTTTAAACAATGCACTTAAAGCGGATAATAGGGTTGTCTTACCACTCGCAGTACCCCCAAGTATAAATATGTTCTTCCTATTTTCAATAAGCAACCATAAATAGCAAGCCATAAGAGGACTCAATGTTGAGAAATCATATATTAAATGCATAACGGTATATGGTTTCTCCCTAAACTTCCTGATGCAAATGTTTGTGGATTTAGCGCTAACCTCCCTTCCATAGCATATTGAAACCCTATGCCTATCAGGTAGTATGGCATCAACTATTGGAAAAGCTATGGAGACATGCTTACCACACATGTGTGTAAGCTTAGAAGCCAGTGAATTCAACTCATATTCATTTAAAACGATATTAGTTGTAAGCCAATCCATATGCCCAAACCTCCTATGCCAAACCATAAATGGAGTATCTGGACCAACACATTTAATATCCTCAATCTCCGGATCTTGAATTAACGGCTCAATATAACCATAACCCAAGTCTCTAGCTATATAATATGCAACACGATTCAAACTTAATTCATAAAGGTCTTTAAATCCATAATTCTCAGCCACCCTAAGTATCTGCTCATGTATATAACTGAATAAGTCGACATTAGAACCCAAAGTAGGGGGCATCTTAAATTCAAATCGCAATATCTTAGACAATTCCCTGTAAACCTTCAATTCCAAATCCATAAGCTCAGGTTCAAACACCATGTATAATCCTTCACCATCATTTTCTACAATAACCACATTAACCTGATCATTACAAACCTTATACGATGCAAGTATCGTGGCATCTACTGGAACCTTAGATCTAAAAATCTTAAAATCAGCAGGATACTCCATATATGAAGACCCACGCTTAAAGAAACGTTTAAATAACATTATCCGCAAATCCCCTCTCATCCAAAATTAGAAGTGAAAATAACGTATTTAAAACCAAAAACGTCATGCAATATAAACGCCATACATACTACAACAGCATTTTAATACCAAAACATATAGCAAAAAGGTGAAGTATGTTTAAACCCAGTACAAAAGAATTATCAGAAAAGATTGATTGGATAATGCAAATACTCAGTGAAATAAATGGGAAGGTAAATGACAACACCAGTAGAATAATGAAGCTTGAAGCGGAATTAAAAAGCATTCGACTAGATGAAATTGGTGAAGGTATAAAAGCCATAAATGAAGGAATATACAAAGTAAAGGAAGCTATTAATGAAGCTGAAAAGATGAGGGAGATAATATCCACACTTAAAAACCTAAATGTAAAGGGGGAATTTATAGGTAATATAGATGAATTAAGGAAGAGCATCGATAGTGTAATGCAACAATTGCTAAAAATAGGAGAAAACGTAGATACAAACATGAAAACATTGGCAGACAAAATAAATAGTATACAAACAATACATCAGGAAGTCATGAAGAATGTCATAAATATAAAGGATTTAGAAGTAAACGCATTAAAAAATATATCCACAATAACCATGATGCAAAAGGAAATAGGAGAAATAGAAAGGGATGTAAAAAGACTACTGGAAGAATATAAAGAAATTATAGATAAAACAGCAGCAACAAAAATTGAATTAAACAAATTAATGAATGAAATAGAGAGGAGAGAGGGAGAAAGCAAAAGGAAACTGGAGGAAGCAACGATATATGAAGAGAAGATTAAAAGGAGGGAGGAAGAATTAATTGAAAGAGAGAAGCTACTCACACAGCTAACAAACACATTAATTGAAAAAATAAAGGGGTACGAGGAAATAATGAAACTAACAAACTCAAGAATAACATACTTAAAAGTTTTAGAAGAGAAGAGTAGGGAAATTGAAAATAGGGTTAAAGAGTTAAAAGAGGAGAGGGAAAAACTGGAAAGGGAAGTCAACATTCTAATAAAAAGGAGGAATGACCTCGAAGAAGAAGTATGCAAATTAAATGATATGAAGACAAACATGGAGAGAAATCTAAAGAACATAATGGTGGCAATGAAAATTGAGCAACCCAGAACTAACATATAAAATCCTAGATTACTTAAAGAGGGAAATATCAAGAGAAACCACGAAAGGGAAGTTAACATTCACCTCCAAAAAGATAGGTGTAGAGATAGGGGAAAGGGGGGAAATAAGGAAGATAAACGCTATTCTAAATATGCTAACAAGAGAGGGGATAATAAAGTTCGATGAAAAAATAAAACGCTACTACATAGGCAAAGAAGATGTAAAGAGAGTGGAAGAATACCAAATAAAACTTGAGAAAGCACTACTACTAGAATACCATAAACCTCTAAGCAACATAGAGCCACCCATAGACGTATACAAAATAGTTAAGGGAATGAAGCAGAGAATAGCGCAAGCGAAGAGGAAGAGCATAATAAAACCAATATACGATGTAAACTGCCCCGAAAAATACACCATAATATTCAGGACATACAAAATGCCAGGATTCATAATAAATAATGGTGGCGAGAAAGTCTTCGAAGCATACAGGCTGGGATTCATGAAACCAATAAAAGCAATATATAGAGGGGAAGAAATGCTGATAAGAAGGAGATGGGGTAAGGAAATAATAATCACAAAG
Encoded proteins:
- a CDS encoding type II/IV secretion system ATPase subunit → MLFKRFFKRGSSYMEYPADFKIFRSKVPVDATILASYKVCNDQVNVVIVENDGEGLYMVFEPELMDLELKVYRELSKILRFEFKMPPTLGSNVDLFSYIHEQILRVAENYGFKDLYELSLNRVAYYIARDLGYGYIEPLIQDPEIEDIKCVGPDTPFMVWHRRFGHMDWLTTNIVLNEYELNSLASKLTHMCGKHVSIAFPIVDAILPDRHRVSICYGREVSAKSTNICIRKFREKPYTVMHLIYDFSTLSPLMACYLWLLIENRKNIFILGGTASGKTTLLSALSALFKPNWSVDSIEDVPEIKIPVKGWEPLIARHAYFMDDKQFEVSLFDLVKVAMRKRPDYIVVGEIRGEEAYVLFQAAATGHGCMCTMHADSIASAIKRLSSPPMNVSPIYIPLMNCAIVLKKIEGFKSVKRRVVGIYEIKSPEDYVEVFKWIPARDVFVPSTIDSLLSSSFLIRQIAEERGVSMNDISRELNVRLRFLEDLHVHGIREYDDFIDRLRLFYYSRESEVIKVALER